One genomic region from Haloplasma contractile SSD-17B encodes:
- a CDS encoding IS1595 family transposase — MVSLFVNVQNQHSTAFYWRQKILDAIKQFVRRGDVDGLVEAGETFFLESFKRQHKKNKQFKMPRKVHKRGGQARTRGISKEYVCVSTAIDRKGNIIVEMTNKGRVSSDNLKRLYKHHSEEESIVCTDSHRSYDRLTKDLKLTHVKLKGSKIKEGIYHIQRVNSFYSKLKKWIGRFNGVSTKHVSNYLGWFKWLEIFKEEKEKVKMRYLFLPSNQHYTNTIQRLKI; from the coding sequence ATGGTTTCTCTATTCGTAAATGTGCAAAATCAGCATTCCACTGCGTTCTACTGGAGACAAAAGATTCTGGATGCAATAAAGCAATTTGTAAGAAGAGGAGATGTTGATGGACTCGTAGAAGCGGGTGAGACTTTTTTCTTAGAAAGTTTTAAAAGGCAACATAAGAAAAATAAACAATTTAAAATGCCTAGAAAGGTTCATAAACGTGGGGGACAAGCGAGAACTAGAGGCATTAGTAAGGAATACGTATGTGTATCGACTGCAATTGATAGAAAAGGAAATATAATAGTAGAAATGACTAATAAAGGCAGGGTATCAAGTGATAATTTAAAACGGTTATATAAACATCATAGTGAAGAAGAATCGATTGTATGCACCGATAGTCATCGAAGTTATGATAGATTAACTAAAGACCTAAAACTAACTCATGTAAAGTTGAAGGGCAGCAAAATAAAAGAAGGAATCTACCACATTCAAAGGGTAAATTCATTCTATTCAAAATTAAAGAAATGGATAGGTCGATTTAACGGTGTATCAACCAAACATGTATCTAACTATCTAGGTTGGTTTAAATGGCTTGAGATTTTTAAAGAAGAAAAAGAAAAGGTTAAGATGCGTTATCTATTCCTACCTAGTAATCAACATTACACCAATACAATACAAAGATTGAAAATATAA